The Rhopalosiphum maidis isolate BTI-1 chromosome 4, ASM367621v3, whole genome shotgun sequence region AGTGTAATTTTCTACCAAAAGCCCcgcaaagtaaaaaaaaaatgttatcacagaaaaaaataatttcttttcaaaaatattgttatttaatacattaattttaaatagttgtattcatttttattatgatggaattcagtttttattggaatatataactataatataattttgcaaaaaagttaaatacttattattatgagttaatattgtttactaactatttaaaatatattcaatatgcgataaaataaatagtttagaaatatgtatttttcttgttaatttattttatttaattgcatattGAGTGGTGGCAGTTTGTATTTAGcttagattattaaataatttataaaataagtattataaattcacttttaaaataataactttgacttactattttttattttcagatttGGTTATTTGGTTATGAATTAACTGACACTGTATCAGTTTTTACATCAGAAGGAGTGCATATTATagctagtaaaaaaaaagttgagttCTTAAAACCAGCTGAAAATGTTAAAGATGCTGATTGTCCTTCTGTCAAACTTATTACGAGAGAAAAAGTaagtttagtaaaaataagaaccttagtatgtaatatgtatacctataaaatacttttacaattgtttaatattattaatgaattttatttatattttcctcatgttaagtatttattgacaggttatattataaatattattgtatttggtgcaattttatttaaagtattttaaaataatttctagtcTTAGCTTGTGAACATTGCAAGTTGAaaagtaattcattttaattttaatttaatgtaaaaaatataagttttaacagaattaaaataatcagtttatttttaaagattagaaaatgtattgttattttttttaaatcatacattataaagagtaaattactttaattctGAAAGCACAATATCTATTACCcaatattattgattcatAAATTAGCATCAAGAGTTTATGAATAGTATTTGAAAGGAAAGTTCTAAGACGAATCTATGGACCTTGTCTCGACTCAGGAACCAGAGAATGGAGAATTCGAACCAATGAGGAACTACATAACTTGTTCCAAAGACTAAGTATTTCATGGGAAGTCACATAAAGAAGACTGATGTGGGCAGGTCATGCTTGGAGGAAAAAAATGCTATAATAAACACAGTAATTAAAGAGAAacctaaaagaaaaataccaCTAAGCAAACCACACCTCAGATGGGAAGACTGTGTGAAGAGAAAAGTTAAAGAAGTAGACCCAAGAGCAAACTGGAGAGGAATAGCTAAAAACATAACAAGATGGAgggaaatttgttttataggaTGGTCTTAAAGGCcggaaatcaataataaaaaaaaaaaaaatgtttgtatatttttaattttgttattattttcagggTGGGAATGATAAAGATAGCAttgaaaaacttattaaagctattaaaaacagtaaaaatggtAAATCTGTTGGTATTTttggaaaagaaaaatatccaGGTACATTTATGGATGCATGGAGAACAGAATTTGATAaagaaaactttaataatgtatgttgtttttatattttatattttaaataaggttttatcatttatataattgtttcattTTACACTATATAAAGGTTGATATAAGTTCTGTGattggttatattttaagtataaaatctgAAAATGAAATCACATTGATAAAAAAAGCTAGTTTAAGTTCAGTTGATATGTTTACTAAGTACCTTAAAGAACAAATCATGGAAATAATTGATGCTGACAAGGTAATaacatctatttttaaatctctaaatttctttttttattaatttatatgtttataagtttAGAAAGTTAAACATACAAAACTAGTTGAAGGATTAGAAGGAGCACTGacagacaaaaaatatttgccaGCAAATGTTGATCCATCTCAATTAGAATTTTGTTATCCTCCTATTATTCAAAGTGGAggaaattatagtttaaaattttctgcaactaggtatattaaatcccaattgtttaatgaatttttcatatttattcattatttttacagtgataaaaatattttacattttggaGTGATAATATGCAGTTTAGGAACTCGATACAAATCGTACTGTTCAAATCTCATAAGGACAATGATTGTCAATCCTACTGAAGAAATAcgagtaaatattaaacatttttctttaaactataattattgtaattattttgtcttCTTATTTTTAGTCAAATTATGAGTTTTTAGTAAGTTTGGAAGAAATCttaatgtcaaaattaaaatctggtaataaattatgtgatgTTTATAATTCTGGAATAGAATTTGCTAAAAAGGAAAAACCAAAACTTGTAGACTTACTAACAAAAAATTTTGGgtattagtttttatcatataaataatttaataactcaattttaaaatcgtatttaatattttaatatataattttagatttgtaaTGGGTATTGAATTTCGTGAAAGTTCTCTAATGATAGCTCCTAAGACTACTGCTTGTGTTAAAAAAGgtcaagtttataatttatgtgttgGTTTATCTGGATTAACAAACAAAGATGGAGCTGATAAAGAAAGCAAAGTGTATGCTTTATATGTTGGAGATACAGTTTTAGTTAATGAAGTAagcattattcatttttttttttaaatgaaatctgcatgaaacaataatatcaaaacaatcagtgaatacaaaatatatgctaAATATTTCagcattctatttttaaacataaacttGTTTAGGACACTGCAGCAACCTTATTAACtccatctaaaaaaaagattaagaatattgctatttatttaaatgatgatgatgaagaTGAAGAAGAAGATgatgaaaaagaaaatgaaCCAAAACAAGAGCCAATTGTCAGCCGAGGAAAAAGAACAGCAGTTCTAGAATCAAAACTTAGAGTAATTTCTATCTTCAAGTTTTATCTGAAAGGTATtaacataaatgtttttaatttaaaatattagatggaTTCTTCAAGTGAAGAAAAACGTAAATTACATCAAAAAGAATTGGCTGTGGCTTTAAATGAAGCTGCAAAACAACGTTTAGCTGAACAATCAAGTGGCAAGCAAGCTCAAAAAATAAGAAAGTCTAATGTCTCTTATAAAAATCGTAACCAAATGCCACAAGAAAAAGAAGTAAAAGACCTTAAAATTTATGTTGGTAAGTTGATAGTATCAAATAAGGTGCAGTCTGTTATCCCACAAATTAGGTACCACGAAAAAATAACCCCATAGGAGATTTTGTATAAGATTTTgcaaatttatctaaataccTTTTAGTATTATGTCATTGCGtatgatacaatttataacatacgtacgaacaatttttatgtctccataaataatgttaaatttggattcaataataaattattgtaaaaaatgattCGGAGCATGGTTCTGTCTGTCATATCGATTAGATATACAATCATTAGACATTTACTGTGAGGtgaaaaaatttactatttgtttaaaattattttatttatgaaattgtattatatatttattgtgaatttttatttattcatatattgatattttaaacaaatttaccgTGATTGAAAAActtgattatttgttttatatttataaattatggacattgtattacacatttaaaattagttaaaaacacTATGATTTTTACCATAGGGTTATTTTTTTGGGGACTAAGTTTCCAGGGTTATTAATTAGGTTAGATTATTAGGCAAATCCGCAAAATGGCAGGTCTATATATACAGAATGTGTTCAATATAGTGTATGCATGTAGTGCTGTCTATAACATCAGTTTTCATTATCAATTGATGTGTGCATTAGAACAAGTAGATTAGTAACATTTATCAAGTACCGAAAtaggataaataataatataattttagatttataattgttagtttttaaatgcaataatattattatttagtatcataatttttaattttaattgaatattgtatatattttgattttagacaaaaaatatgaaaccgTTATACTTCCAGTATTTGGTATTTCTGTTCCTTTCCATATATTtactatcaaaaatatttctcagAGTGTTGAAGGCGATTATACTTATCTAAGAATTAACTTTTTCCATCCTGGAGCTGCCTTGGCAAGGGGTGaaagttattttcaaaatcctGAAGCAATGTTTGTTAAAGAACTGTAAGTAAtggtaatattcaatttaaaaaatttacatttatgaaatttattttttattttttttagaacttaTCGAAGTTCTAATACAAGAGAACCTGGTGAACAAATAACAGCTTctacaaatttaatgaatgcctatcgtataataaaagaagtacaaaagaaatttaaaactagAGAAGCTGAAGAAAAAGAAAAGGAAGATTTAGTAAAACAAGATACATTGGTATTATCTGTTAACAAGGGTAATCCTAAGTTGAAAGACTTATACATAAGAccaaatattgtaaacaaaagGATGACCGGTaacatatatcattaaaaaaactgCTAatcatataactaaataatatttttaatttaggtactTTGGAAGCCCATTCTAATGGATTTAGATATAATTCAGTAAGAGGTGATAAAGTTGACATTttgtacaacaatattaaaaatgcattcttCCAACCTTGTGATGGTGAAatgattatattgttacatttCCATTTGAAAGTAAACTTgtcaatcattatattaaatatattatataaaaaaaacatttataatattatttatttacttttggtAGCATGCTATCATGTTTGGTAAGAAAAAGCATTTAGATGTACAATTCTATACTGAAGTTGGAGAAATAACCACAGACTTGGGTAAACACCAACATATGCACGATAGAGATGATTTAGCTGCCGAACAATCAGAACGTGAATTGCgtgtgaaattaaaaactgcatttaaaagtttctgtgaaaaagtaattttaattatatttattgaataattatatttttttactactttttTATGTATGATTATTGGAATGGTTTTAGGTGGAAACTGTAACAAAACAAGAAATAGAATTTGATACTCCATTTAGAGATTTAGGTTTTCCTGGTGCACCATTCAGAAGCACAGTTCTTTTGCAACCTACTAGTGGGTGTCTAGTTAATTTTACTGAGTGGCCACCATTTGTTATTACTTTGGAAGATGTTGAACTGGTTCATTTTGAAAGAGTTCaattccatttaaaaaattttgacatgatttttgtttttaaagattACCAAAAAAAAGTTGTCATGGTTAATGCTATACCAATGAATATGTTGGATCATGTTAAAGAATGGCTTAAGtatgttattactaatttatattaatattaattttctttaataatactaatagtgATATAGAATTTCTGGGACACATTGTATACTGTGTGTTTAAACTAagcattaatttgtttttataaatttagatagattatttttttgaaaaatgttaaaacttgattgttaaattttacaaattagtgTATTTACTTAGGGTAAACATACTACTATACAATGAtatgataacaaaaattataagactgttaatgtttaaaaacttaaaatgtaatttatataaagaaaTACAAGTGTTGAGTAAGGTATGTGCTGTTATgctgcattttattatattagtactataatttttaataattgtttcgcatatatcaaattacttttaaacatgtttgtatgaatatttctaatttttcaatatttaaaaatttttttttatcataaaattatatattatatattaacttatctaaattagataatattatatttattaaataacactatgaaatactttttaaccaataaaattacctcaaaaaataaacataattgtcTTGCAGTTAagttataagaaattaaacataatttttgtataattgattgctcgttttttttaatagttcatGTGACATTCGATATTCTGAAGGTATTCAGTCATTAAATTGGaccaaaattatgaaaacaattacTGATGATCCAGAGGGCTTTTTTGAAAATGGAGGTTGGACTTTCCTTGATCCTGAATCTGATGAGGAAGAAGGAGCAGCAgatgaagaagaagaagaagatgaACCATATGAGGTAATTATATTCATCTTATCTTAAGacctttaataaaaaatatggaaaagTGGGTACCACTGTAATGAAAGTATTGATAAATtgattcaatgatatatccagtgtacaaaaaacaattcGGAGTAGAGAAGGTCTATTATACAACTaagtattgtgtttttttgatattactattaaattaatttattttactattaatataacagtAGGTTAAATccatttttccaaaaaaacattgtacttattattttactattatttaattattcaattgtaattatatacaaaaaaaatgtattaataatttttaaattatgacttaataatatacaattttattcttaatttttatatattattttgtccaaatatgatataaaatgtctacaaaaatcttttttttttttttccaaaaccgGTTCAGCATTAAAAtactcttattattttttagattctgaacggagtgatgaatgtattagtTCATCAcattttggagtagtaatagtgctttgatttttgatttcaacCCTCTTTGAAAACGAAattgaatttagtaaaaaatttccattagttttcaaaagtgTCAGGAAAAACCTTGAAAAAGTAATGGGAAAACATGagtttttacgcataacctttattcaataaaatcaatttaagaaTTACGCTAGgcattttgaagttgaaaattcataaaatttttgtaatttatatttaaagttaaaaaacccaacacaaggttctccataactttttcttcaaataactaaaaaaaaatttcagcgtcaatatagaaaaaaatttatgagtgtataaaattaatttttttacgaaatcgagtaaaataacaatttattacaatttaattttaggtaatcatataatatagcctactaattatcctagaTTGACAAATCATCTGTttagaatcatttttcatgtataataatacctgtcattacattcaaatttaaaacatccattatagtgacctactctccatctctactgTAATTAGTGAAatacccatttttttttttaatttataagaaaagtattagaatttttacttttaattacttaGAATGCCAACTAGATACAATTTGCTGTTAGAAACCACCACCCTAAGTTCttagtagtaataatttttactgcttcaaatttcaaagattggtataaaaaataaacactcattgtataatcaattaattcatTGTTCTGTTGCaatgtctaaaaatattgttaaatatcattccgtttaaacatttttgtattattttatagccaTCTGATGTAGAATCATTTGAAGAGTCAGATGATGATGGATCTGAATATTCAGAAGCTTCAGAGGATTCAGATAGtgatggtattatattttataaattattgatatgtataaatttattgatttggaaacaaataattttaacttacagAGGAAGAACTTGGTTCTTCTGATGAATCTGGAAAGGATTGGTCAGATTTAGAAAGAGAAGCAGCTGAGGAAGATCGTGATAGAAATGATTTTCAAGACGAATATTCTAAAAAGAAAATGGGTAGTAGTAGTGGAAGTCGTTACAACAGTTCCTCATCACATAAAAAGTCAAGCAGTGATAAGCACAGGTACAGatcataattgatattaatatttttaaaaattaaattcatttatatctataaaaaaatattaacatatattatacagtatgtcACAAAAGTCCCGTATCACCCTTAATATCTCCttagaaaatcaatatatttaaacgcgTTTGTTTGTACAGTACTAAGTATGAACATTTTGATTGAATggcataaaattcaatttttttttttttaaactcaaaatttgtcaaaaattttttatgcatttaagaattttaaatttttaagatggCTATTTTgttgaacacattttttaaaacagtttaaaaaaaaatattaaaattcaataaaaattgaccAAGTTAGAGCAagttatgtttttgaataattgtaataaaaaattcaattgtttcacattttaataataaaatatttatttcagcaTGACAATACTTTGACATGTctaatttaagttttgatttgaatagaaataaaaatagccgTGTCTTATCGTTTGCTGAACTGCAAAACTGGTTACTTACTCTAAGTATCTTAATTATCATGAAGTCAACCTAAAGTTACAAAATTGGACATAatcttatagttataattaatgttatttataataataatacctacacatATCACAAtttcgtaaatt contains the following coding sequences:
- the LOC113550668 gene encoding FACT complex subunit spt16 isoform X2, translated to MPSLALDKETFFRRLKHLYDYWKNSKDENVRALSDVDAFTCAVGVDDYTMYSKSSSLQIWLFGYELTDTVSVFTSEGVHIIASKKKVEFLKPAENVKDADCPSVKLITREKGGNDKDSIEKLIKAIKNSKNGKSVGIFGKEKYPGTFMDAWRTEFDKENFNNVDISSVIGYILSIKSENEITLIKKASLSSVDMFTKYLKEQIMEIIDADKKVKHTKLVEGLEGALTDKKYLPANVDPSQLEFCYPPIIQSGGNYSLKFSATSDKNILHFGVIICSLGTRYKSYCSNLIRTMIVNPTEEIRSNYEFLVSLEEILMSKLKSGNKLCDVYNSGIEFAKKEKPKLVDLLTKNFGFVMGIEFRESSLMIAPKTTACVKKGQVYNLCVGLSGLTNKDGADKESKVYALYVGDTVLVNEDTAATLLTPSKKKIKNIAIYLNDDDEDEEEDDEKENEPKQEPIVSRGKRTAVLESKLRMDSSSEEKRKLHQKELAVALNEAAKQRLAEQSSGKQAQKIRKSNVSYKNRNQMPQEKEVKDLKIYVDKKYETVILPVFGISVPFHIFTIKNISQSVEGDYTYLRINFFHPGAALARGESYFQNPEAMFVKELTYRSSNTREPGEQITASTNLMNAYRIIKEVQKKFKTREAEEKEKEDLVKQDTLVLSVNKGNPKLKDLYIRPNIVNKRMTGTLEAHSNGFRYNSVRGDKVDILYNNIKNAFFQPCDGEMIILLHFHLKHAIMFGKKKHLDVQFYTEVGEITTDLGKHQHMHDRDDLAAEQSERELRVKLKTAFKSFCEKVETVTKQEIEFDTPFRDLGFPGAPFRSTVLLQPTSGCLVNFTEWPPFVITLEDVELVHFERVQFHLKNFDMIFVFKDYQKKVVMVNAIPMNMLDHVKEWLNSCDIRYSEGIQSLNWTKIMKTITDDPEGFFENGGWTFLDPESDEEEGAADEEEEEDEPYEPSDVESFEESDDDGSEYSEASEDSDSDEEELGSSDESGKDWSDLEREAAEEDRDRNDFQDEYSKKKMGSSSGSRYNSSSSHKKSSSDKHSPSKNKSSSHHKSNSNSNHHSSSNHHSSSSGSHGKRSSGGEKRRHDDSGDRHSSKKHRK
- the LOC113550668 gene encoding FACT complex subunit spt16 isoform X1, which gives rise to MPSLALDKETFFRRLKHLYDYWKNSKDENVRALSDVDAFTCAVGVDDYTMYSKSSSLQIWLFGYELTDTVSVFTSEGVHIIASKKKVEFLKPAENVKDADCPSVKLITREKGGNDKDSIEKLIKAIKNSKNGKSVGIFGKEKYPGTFMDAWRTEFDKENFNNVDISSVIGYILSIKSENEITLIKKASLSSVDMFTKYLKEQIMEIIDADKKVKHTKLVEGLEGALTDKKYLPANVDPSQLEFCYPPIIQSGGNYSLKFSATSDKNILHFGVIICSLGTRYKSYCSNLIRTMIVNPTEEIRSNYEFLVSLEEILMSKLKSGNKLCDVYNSGIEFAKKEKPKLVDLLTKNFGFVMGIEFRESSLMIAPKTTACVKKGQVYNLCVGLSGLTNKDGADKESKVYALYVGDTVLVNEDTAATLLTPSKKKIKNIAIYLNDDDEDEEEDDEKENEPKQEPIVSRGKRTAVLESKLRMDSSSEEKRKLHQKELAVALNEAAKQRLAEQSSGKQAQKIRKSNVSYKNRNQMPQEKEVKDLKIYVDKKYETVILPVFGISVPFHIFTIKNISQSVEGDYTYLRINFFHPGAALARGESYFQNPEAMFVKELTYRSSNTREPGEQITASTNLMNAYRIIKEVQKKFKTREAEEKEKEDLVKQDTLVLSVNKGNPKLKDLYIRPNIVNKRMTGTLEAHSNGFRYNSVRGDKVDILYNNIKNAFFQPCDGEMIILLHFHLKHAIMFGKKKHLDVQFYTEVGEITTDLGKHQHMHDRDDLAAEQSERELRVKLKTAFKSFCEKVETVTKQEIEFDTPFRDLGFPGAPFRSTVLLQPTSGCLVNFTEWPPFVITLEDVELVHFERVQFHLKNFDMIFVFKDYQKKVVMVNAIPMNMLDHVKEWLNSCDIRYSEGIQSLNWTKIMKTITDDPEGFFENGGWTFLDPESDEEEGAADEEEEEDEPYEPSDVESFEESDDDGSEYSEASEDSDSDEEELGSSDESGKDWSDLEREAAEEDRDRNDFQDEYSKKKMGSSSGSRYNSSSSHKKSSSDKHRNFSLSNSKSNNGPKNLFQKSKSYSSSHSSPSKNKSSSHHKSNSNSNHHSSSNHHSSSSGSHGKRSSGGEKRRHDDSGDRHSSKKHRK